The genomic interval tGAGGACAAGTGTAATACTCTGGAGCAGGCAGTGgtgaaaggggggaaaaaaatcatttcagcACCATGCTCCAGATCAATGTggtaaaaaaaacaaatcagCAGATATTCTCCAAGCGGCGAGCCTACAGGAGAGCGCCGGCGCCAGAGAACGCCACCACTGCTTAGCCGCGGTCAACTCTCTACTTCccgcctgggcttcccaggtggcgcagtgatgaagaatccagctgccaatgcaggagacgaagagACGCAGGTCGGGAGGATCCCTGATCCCTAGatggggaagctcccctggaataggaaatggcaaccgactccagtattcttgcctggaaaattccatggacagaggagcctggcgggctgcagtccatggggtcacagagtcagacacgactgagtgactcagcacagcagacGGTCAAGTCTCAGAAGTCTGTATCACCAGGAACAGGAAACACCTGTTGTACTTCAGTGTCCACAGGGGAAGACCAAGGTGCAGCACATTCGATCCCCATCTTGTGTCCATGAAACAGAACAGGAAGTCCTCCTGTTTTACCAGGACATACTGGACACACACTGGGTGTGACAATGAGGTTATCCTTTTATTTGTCCCTGAGTCCCGGACTAAAAGCCACCATCACTGCTATACTGCACTCAGAACAGATTTCAAATGTAAAATGGGttgttgtgaaagtgttagtactcagttgtgtctgactgtttgtgaccccatggactatagccccctaggctcctctgtgcatgggattctccaggcaagaatactgaagtgggtcgccatttcctcctccaagggatctccctgacccagggatcgaacccgggtctcccccattgcaggcagataagattctttcccatctgagcgactgctgctgctgctgctgctaactcatctctgtcatgtctgactctgtgtgaccccatagatagcaggctcccccatccctgggattctctaggcaagaacactggagtgggttgccatttccttctccaatgcgtgaaagtgaagtcgctcagtcgtgtctgactcttagcgaccccatggactgcagcctaccaggctcctccgtccatgggattttctaggcaagaacactggagcgagttgccattgccttctccatctgagccactagggaagcccaaaatgagtTGTTAGGCATGGATAAACTTTGGGATATAGGTTGCCTCCCAGGGATATTGTTCCTTGCTTCCTACTCAGAGCTGTGCATGATTTCAACCtctgtattctttttatttttggctgttccaggtcttagctgcagcactcaGGACCtctagttacagcatgtgggatttagttccctgcccaggaattgaacccaggtcccctgcactgaaagctcggagtcttagccactgagccaccagggaagtccctcgacTTCTATATTCTTAAATCAATACTAAGAAGTGAGGGGAGTGGGAGAGAGAAAGTATTCCTTGTTTGATCTTTAGGCATTTGTCTTCTGGTTACAACACATAAGATTCCTTTCTCAGCCGTCATTTTATTCATCACTTAAAATCTTCATCGTGACTGCGCTGCTCTCTATTGACCCAGACTCATCTACTTCTCCTAAGTCTGGTAAAACAGTGGGAGGTGAGGAGGGATGTGGGAGAAGACAACACAGGAGGACAGTTAGCACAGGTCATTCGGGGACCGGGAGCAAGGAAGATGGGGTTTGTTTCCAGAGGCAGAGCCCCCGAGCGTACACTGAGCTGGAAGGGGAAAGAGCAGGAGACAGCGCCCTTGCAGGTGCATGCCGggggtggcagcagcagcagataaagACTGCGTGGGTGGTGAATCAAGGTGAGGACGAGGTCAGGGAACGAAGGTAGGAGGGGGCTTCGGTCTGCAAATTCTCAGCCAGCATCAGTTTCCTGAGCCACCGTGGCATCTGTGCAGTTGCTCTACCACCTCCCTGAGGCCAGCTCAGACTTACGTTCATATTCCTCCGGAGAAAAATACAGAAGTAGAGGTCAAACGGCTCcacttgagggttttttttttttttttttttattgttttcatagtTGTTACACATGCTAAAATCACATAGAGTGGTTATTCTAATTCTGCTCTGACTCCACCATGAGGCAGGTGGGAACTATAGGGGTCACTCGATTTGTGTGGCCTCTGAGGGTATCTAGACGTGAGGGGTTAGAGGTAGGCAGGAATCCCCAAGAATCCTTTACATAGTACAGCTTTATCAGCAGTAGCTTGTGTCTTTAgggacctcctcctcctcctccatttttctttccttctcagatCTTCCCCTTTCCCTGCCTGTGGCCCCTGAACCTCTTCCATGTCTGCCCCTTATGGTTCTCGACTAACATGATGAAGGAAACTTTTCCTTGTCCCAGTCTCCCATCCTCGGAACTAATCTACTCAGCATGCACTAACATGGAAGCAGCTTGATTTAGGTCTGCCGAGGGGAAAGGGAGGCTCCAGTTCCCACTGAGGCTTAGCTCATAGGAGGGGAGTTGAGGTGCTGATGAGAAGGATGTGAAGGGGAAAAGATGCTACCTGAAGTGAAACTTTTGTAACCAGTGGAACAGTGTATATGCCCCACCGTTGGGCACCCTACTCTGAAGGcattcccctccctcccacatTATCAGGGGTCCCTCTCTCAACCTCAAATCCTCTTGCTCTTCAACCTCATAGGGAAGGCATAGGTACTGATCAAGTGGCTGTATCTCCAGGAGAAAATGGTCCACCCTTAGACAAGTGGCTGCCTTTTAAATTCTTCATCTTGCCTCTGTTCCTCGTGCCTCTACAATGACAATGGCTTGAGGGGCTGGAATAAATAATGTATAAGGGTTGAACTTGCCTCTATGAGAGGCTAGTGGAACAAAGAGACAAAGACACACGGGAGTCAGAGCTGTggaaaaggagaggggagggagcagggtgTGAGGAGAGGGTAAGGCTGGTTATTCAGGAGCTGggatcctttttccttttctggaatCGCCGGAACTTGCCCTGAATAGCAAGGGCAGCCTTCTCTGTTTCTGGTGCCGTCAGATCAATGtcaatctcctcctcctcctcctcagtctTCTTGGCACTGCCAGCTTTCCCTGCAGACAGTTGAAAGTTTCATTAATAAGGAACCCTGAATGGCCCCAGCCCTTTTCCCCAGGCCCCAAATACAGTGGTTGAAGTCCACTTTCTGCTTAGACTCTGTGTGGGCCCCCAACTTTTGCTAGGACACAGAATGTCTAATAATCTAGGAGTTTGAGTCAGGGTACCTGGGGTGAGAATTAGTTATAGTAATTATTCAGGAGCTTTGCAACTCTTAAACCAAGATGACAAATGTCTTCTGTCATCACTTATTCCTaaatgcttccttggtggctcagtggtaaagaatccgcctgccagtgtaggagacgccagttcgatccctgggttgggaagatcccctggagaaggaaatggcaacccaatccaatattcttgcctgggaaatcccatggacagaggagcctggggggatacagtccatggagtcgagaagagtcagaaacgacttagcgactaaacaacaaaaattcagaGTACCAGAGCGAGCTCTCTTTCCCCAGCTTTCTCTCAAGTTCTGATTGAGACAGAGTCTGGGACTATTTGATGAGCTTCTTCCTATCACTGTGTGCCTGTTTCCAAGCATTTCAGAGCCAGTTTCTAAAATCAAAGAGTAAATACTGGTAGGTTTACTTCTTAGGAAAAAAGTAGAAGGAAGCCTATAGATATAGTGGTCCTAAACTAGTGCTTTGTTTCACTTATTACATTCTTATTCCTGTTACATCTGACTTTAGGAGCTTCCAGATTTACAGCTCAACTTGTTTTCATGTCCCAATATTTACCTGCTCTATAAACTTCCTAGCCCATCCCCACTCACCCTTTTCCTCAGGGCCAGGTGCCTGGTTGGTTGCTGGGGATGTTTTGGTGTTAAGCTGGAGAAGAAAAATCAGAGTATTAGATATTAATGGAAGTATTAAGGTACCATCCCCTTAGAATCACCATCATAATTTTCAAGTCCTCCTATTACCAAGTACATCTCTTAGCCTTTTGAAGAAGTGAGTCTTgagatcagagagagagagaaaaatcatcAAAATTTATTCAAAAAGTATTTGTTGCTAAGGAAATTGTAGAGGACAAAAGAGGAACAACCTGCCCTCATTGAGTTTGCATTCTAGGATTTAGatacacaaatgaataaacaaaactatTATTATGTTGTTATGGACTTCCCTACTGgtacagtgattaagaatctgagTTGGGGGGGGAGCAGGTGAGATTGCTGgtcggggagctaggatcccacatgccttgtggccaaaaaaaaccagaacataaacaagagaagcaatattgtaacaaagtcaataaagactttagaaatggtccatatcaaaaaaaatcttttagaaaatTATTGTTATGTTAAATGGTGAGGAGTGCTATagacaaaggacagaaaagggAAGCAGGAATGCCAGGTGGGAACAGAGAAATACAGTTGTACACAGAGTGGTCAGGAAAACCCTCTCTGAAAGGTGGCGTCTGAGCCAAGAGCTGAAGGAGATAAGGGAGTAAGGCCTATGGGTGGAGGGCAAGAGCTTTCAAGGGGTagagtgttaggggaagcactgacggaaaccgcccaccctggccaggcaccatagtaaccatgtgtgagttattttacgacaggaggtcccaGCAaagaacacggaactaataagccaccaccaaccggaagagttcaggaaaggtcaaaaggagacgcaTGCGTccttccacctcccagaatccttcttgctggcatccatcttggctgagcaatgcgtgtCCCactaggaaggaccctgagtcagaatgattggccaaagacaacctggaaagcaatcccatcaccataaaacccaagcctgggagccacgtggcagagcagttctcctgggttcccgtACCCCGCTGCTCTCTGCCCAGGTTCTctttccaataaagtctcttgttttaTCAGCTCATGTGTCTTCTCAGACAActaatttctgagtgttagacaagagcccactctcaggccctgaaaggggtcccccttcctgaaaCAGAAGTGTCACTAGCCTGTTTGAGAACAGCAAGAAGCCAATGTATCTGGagtggagaggaggaaggaggaggaacaaCAAATGGAGATGAGATTAGAAATAACTGGGAGTGCAGGCAGACCATGTTGGATCTTGGAAGTCATTTTAAGGAGTTAGACTTTTACCATAAGAGCGAGGAGAAGCCATTAGAGACCTTCAGTTTGCACATAAGGGCATTAGGGAGGAAGCAGAAAAATCTGCTAAGCAGTTAGTGCAGAAAACCAGGTAGGAGATAATGGCTGCTTGGATCAACAAGGTGGCAGTGGAAGTGGTGTGCTCAGGTGCCCATTTgtgtctttgccaccccatggactgcagcctgccaggctcctgtgtccaggcaaaaatactggagcgggttccatatcctactccagcggatcttccaaacccaggggtcaaacccgagtTTCTTACATAGCGgctggctgattctttaccactagcaccacctgggaaacctgtggAAGTGGTGAATAGTAGTTCAACTCTGGTATACAGGTGTCTCTCAGTATCCACAAGGAATGGGTTCCAGGACCACTGAGGATACAAAAACTCATGGATGCGCACGTCTGCATAAAATGGCATAatgtttgcatataacctatacaCATGCTTCCacatattttaaatcatctctagattacttatgatatctaatacaatgtaaatgttctATAAATAGTTGCTGGCttgcagcaaattcaagttttgattttttgaattttctggaatttttataaaaatatattcaatccTCAGTTAATTGAATCCATAGGTGTGGACCCCTCAGACACTATTTTCAAGCTACGACTAAAGTGACTGGTTGATTGGATAAATGGCACTGTGAGACAGGAGTCGAGGATGACGCCAAAGTTTTAGGGCTGAGGAAATGAAAAACAATGGAATTGGCATTTTCTGAAATGAAGAAGACAGCTGGGAGAGCAGGTGTTAGGTAAAAGATCAGGGGTTTGTTTTTGGACAAGTTTGAGATGCCTACGGAAGTATCCAGCATTTGCTTTGATACACTGTTGAATATTCAAAAGAGTTAAAGAGAAGGCCTTGGCCCAGAGATATAAATTAGGCAATTATTAACATGTGGTTGGTATTTAAGCCATGAGACTGAGTGAGATCACCAAGGAAGTGAATTCGAATAAAGAAGAGAACAGGATCAAATCCTGGGTCATTCCAGTGATTAGAGGGTATAGAAATGACaaaatgtcaatttaaaaaattgagaagaAAGCCAGGAGAAAAGCCAGGAGATTATAGCACTTTAGAAGCCACACAGAGAAACTATCTCACAGAGACGAGAGTAATTGTGTCAAATTCTGCAGGTAGGCCTAGTAAAATAAGGATCAAGAATTGACCATTGGGTTTTGCTACGGGGAGATCACTGGTGACAATGACAAGAGAAGTTATAGTTGAAGAAGGGAGGAAAAATCTGATTGTAGTTTGTTCCTTAGAGAAAAGGAGGACAGGCATTAAAGCAGCAAATATAGAAGGAGTTCCAAAGAAATAAGAATGGGG from Dama dama isolate Ldn47 chromosome 20, ASM3311817v1, whole genome shotgun sequence carries:
- the PCP4L1 gene encoding Purkinje cell protein 4-like protein 1 isoform X1, translating into MKKLWHIYTMEYYSPIKKNEIMPFAATWMDLEIIILSKLNTKTSPATNQAPGPEEKGKAGSAKKTEEEEEEIDIDLTAPETEKAALAIQGKFRRFQKRKKDPSS
- the PCP4L1 gene encoding Purkinje cell protein 4-like protein 1 isoform X2, giving the protein MSELNTKTSPATNQAPGPEEKGKAGSAKKTEEEEEEIDIDLTAPETEKAALAIQGKFRRFQKRKKDPSS